ctaccttctccagcctccctgggcatGGCTCCCCGtgccctgcgcccgggcagcgtGAGTGGGCAGCGAGGCGGTGCGGGGCCCCCGGGAGCTGGGCACTGGGTTCCTGGTGCGCCAACTGCACCGCTTAAAATAGGACAGTGAGAAACacggggggggggataaaaataGCCATGGGGAGCGGGGCCTGGTGGCACGGTCAGGGCTGCCGGCAGCATGGTGCCAGCGTGGCAAAGGGAGAGCAGCCTGTGGCAGTGCCCCGTGCCCCCTTCCCAGGGTAAAGGGGCTGCCAGCTCACCGTGGGATTAGGGTGACCGCAGGGCAGAGCTtgcatggggaaactgaggcacgagcGGGCCCAGCCAGAGCCAAACTGGGgtctctgctgcctcctggcagCAATGGCAATTGTGCCCAGCCTGGGGGCATgacagagccccccccccccccccccccagctttgccTACAAGGACCATGCCACCTGGGCCCAGAGGATTTATTTAAGTTAATAAGACCATAGGAAGCGTCAGGCAGCAGTGCTACGAGGGGAGGGGACCGTGGCGGTCCCCGGCCCTCGTCACCAGCCCCACATGCCCTGCGGCAGGCAGGTGTCGGGGGGCGGGAGATCGTTGTGCCCGTAGAGGTCGTGAGCGTGGGTGGGTGCcaggcaggaggtggcagggcCGGGCCGGACCCGCTGGGCACAGCCCTCGCCGGCCCAGCCGCGGTAGCAGTGGCAGCGGAAAGAGGCCGGCGGGCCGGTGCCGGGGCCAAGGTGCAGGAGGCTGCCCAGGTCGTGGGGCTGCCGGCGCACGCAGCGCCCGTGCCCGTGGCACTGCCCGTAGCTGCACTCCCGGGCTGCCGCCGTCACGTTGGCCACGTAGGGACCCAGAGTGAACATGAGATAGTGGCGCAAGCTGGCACAGCTCTCCTGGGGGGGTGGGAAGCACCAGTGAGAACCCACCCCGGCACTGGGGTCCCTCCGGCCACCCCTCCCCAGCAGGCACAAGGGATGTGGCTGTCCCGTACGTCCCATGCCCATGCCACCTCCTGCTGCCCGCCATTTGCTGGCTCCAGTGCCCCGGTGCGGCGAGGGGCTGTACTCACAGCCGAGCGGGAGTACGACATGTCTCCCCAGAGCACGAGTCCGGCTGCACCCAGCGCTGCGCTCTCCCCGATGGTATGCACCAGGTCAGCCTGCCAGGAAGAGAGAGACATGACTGGGCTGGGGGGCACGGGACACGTCCTGGCGCCCAGCAGGACCCCTGGCATGCCTGCTGCCCCGGCCCTGCGGCACTTACCAGCTCCAGGAATCGGGGCGAGCGGCGGAAGGAAAGGCGAGAGTAGGCGACCACGGGCAGGAGGCCGTTGGCCCCGAAGGCAGCCACGCGCAGGGCCTCGCGCAGCCGGTGGTGCACGTAGCGCTGGCGCAGGGCAGGCGGCAGCGCCGGCGGTAGGTAGATGCTGGGGTAGAGGGCAGCCGAGGCGGCCCAGAGCCAGCCCAGCAGGTTGTTGCGCTGCACCTCTGCCGGCCGGCACTGCCCAGTGTAGTTGGCCTTCTTGGCCCAGTTGCTGTTAAAGCAGTCCGGGAAGCGGTAGAAACCCCAGAGCCCCCCTGGGCGCAGGGTCCGGCCCAGGAGAAGCGTCTCCTCCATCAGAGCCTGTGCCGCCTGCTGAAACTCCCGCCGGGCCAGCCGGAGCCGCTGCCGTGCTGGCAGGAGGCCGTGCCGGTCCCGTACCCACTGCTCCGAGGCCACCCGGTAGATCCGCTTGGCCCCCCAGTTCTGGGCCCAGAGGGGCCTCCACTCCTCCCAGTCCACCACGGCCAGGCCGTGGAAAGCAGGGCGCAGGAGGAGGCGGATGTCCCTGGCCGCCCTGGCGAGGTGGGCGCCGAGGGGGACCCGCTGGGGGATGCCCCCGTTGCGGGGGATGCCCTGCTGCGACAGGTAGGGGTACAACCCAAACTTGTTCTTGTAGAAGATGGTGATGTTCTGGCCTGCGAAGCGGCCATCCTGATTCTCCACGATGCCGTAGTCGCTGAGGGGCAGCCCCACGCCAAAGCGGCGCTGGCAGCGGCTGGcggggatattccacaccacggCAAAGGGCTGGTCGCCCACCAGGGGCTCTGGTGCCGGGCCCTCCCCACCAGCCATGCCCAGCACCAGGCAGGCCCACAGCGCCAGCACCAGCACCATCCTGTGTCACCAGCTGCCTGCGGGGCTGGCACCCTGCGGGGAAAGGAGAGCGGTGGGGTTGAGGTGGTGGGGCGCAGCAGGCACCCTGGCCTTGCCGGTGCTGCCGCCCTGCTGTGTGGTGGGCTGGGATCAGCCACGGGGGCCAGGCTGCCCCACAGGTATGTGCTGCCCACCCCAAAATCCCATGGGACTGAGCAAACTTGGGGGTTTCAGACACCTCCTGCCTCACCGCTGCCAGCGGGCACCTCTGCCTGCTGCGCCCCGGTGCCTAGCGTCCCTGCCTGCGCTACTGCAGCCATGGCACGGCTCCAGTGTGGCACTGCAAGCCGCCAACCCCGGTGCCTCGGTTTCCCTGCCAGCTCCTAGCACTGCCCATAGCGGGGGCACCGCGACCCCCTCTTCCCTGTTTCAACACAGGGCCAAGACAGGCCAGGTGCCCTGCTGAGAGGCTGAGCCCCACGAGAGGCATGGTGGAGCCAAAGGGGCacctctttcccccccccagcccgggcagGGCCGGAGGGGGACAGGTGCCCCTGCCCGGTGCCGGCCAGCCACCTGGGGTGAGGGGATTAGGCAGGGGATGAGCTCGGGGGCCGCGTGACGCAGCAAGGACAGCACTAATCCCCGGCGCGGGGCCCAGCCGCTCTCCCTGAccttcctgctcctgctgtggTGTCTCCAGCCCTTGCTGCCACCGGCTGCCTCAGGGGGGCCTGGCCGCCTGCCCTCCTCGCGGTGCAAGGCAGGGGACTCTGCAGCCTGTGATGCCCTGCCCTACACTCCCCGGTGCCCCTCCAGCCAtcgtgtgcctcagtttccccaggctGCTCAGCGGGGAGAGCGGCAGCCACGCTGGCGGACACGGCgcaccatcagccccagctgccccacaGCTACTCCCCTGGGTGGAGGAGACACTGGGGGGACTGGGCAGCACTCCTGGGACCAGTCCCAACCCCAGAGCCTGGGGTGGGCCTGGCTCCCTGCTGCGCTGGTGGTCCCAGGGCTCCGGCCAGGAAAGTTGGGGGCCGGGTGGGAGCGGAGCCAGCGTGCCCAGACAGGGCAGGGTGTGGGGACCACCTCACCCTGGCAATGGGGCCAGGGCAAagtggggaggctgggggagctggtgCCAGCCCCAAAGAATGGCAGGCAGTCAGGCAGCGCCGGGGCAGGCAGCCCCTGTCCGCACTCGCTTTTAATCACCAGCTTGGGGCCCCAGCCCGTCAGATTTCCTTCTTCATCCAGAAGATGGGCAGCCCTTTGGCGTCGCGGTGGGGGGTCTCCAGGAggctctgccctctgctctcGGCCAGGACTCCCCTCGCCCAGACCACGGTCGGtggtgggggcggcgggggggcggcagggggcggaaggggcggcgggggggcagaGGGCACCCTTGgcctggtggtggtggcagtgccAGGAGGGGCGGAGAAGAGCCGCAGCACCTCGGCGGGTATGGCGGGGCTGAGGAAGGCCACGCTCTGCACCGGCTCGCCCAGGACGAAGCCCAGGTGGGCGTAGAAATGCTGCTTGTCGTGGGTGGTGAGGTGCAGGCAGCTgaagccccgggcccgggcccacTGCTCGGTGGCCTCCATCAGCCGCCGCCCGTAGCCCTGGCCCCGTAGCGCCCGGGCCACAACCACGCTCTCTACGAAGAGGTCGCGGGGACGGCCGGCCACGCGGGAGAGCCGGACGTGGCCCACAAGCTGGCAGGGACCCTCCCGGGCGGCAGGGCCCCGGctccgcagcagcagcaggcaggcggggaAGGCATCCGAGGAGCGCTGGAGCGTGTGGAGCCGCGACGCCCGGCTCTTCCCCCACTCCTCGCCCAGCAGCTCGGCGCAGGCCTCCAGCAGCTCCGGCCTCCGGTGCAGGGGGACCAGGCTGAGCTCCTCCGACATGGAGCCCATTCTTCTCACTGACGGGAGACCAAGCAGGCCACAGCTCAGAGGCAGTACGGGACAGACCATGTGTCTCCCtcccagcctggcaccagccccggCGCAGGCGCGGCTCCCCAGCGGCGCAGCCAGATGGGTTCGTGGGAGTTAGCGGCGGGTCTGAGGTCAAACGACAGCACTGTGGCGGGGAAGTGGCGCATGGTGCTGGCTCCAGCTGCCCGTGCCGTGAGACCCATGGGCAGGTCTGGCACCACCGAGCCGGCggaggggcagaggcaggaggcacAGGGCTGGCCTTgacccctccccagccctgccgccaGCTCCTGCCACCTGGGTACCTGCCTGAGACCAGCCAGCTCATCACACACGTGTCCCTGGCCATCGAGAGAGAACTGCAGTGCCATCGAGCTGAGCAGACTCCAGCCATGCCGTGCCAGTGCAGGGGCTCAGggggtccctgccagccttcAAGGGGGCAGAAGCCCCCTGCCAAAACCAGTGAGTGGCAGGGACCCCTGTCCCGGCCCAGTGGCCGTTCCCCTTGTGAAGGAGAAGCCGCAGGCAGTGGGCAGGAGGAACCACTGCGCTGGCTTATCAGCTGGGATTGAGCAAACTGCCCCACTTCCCCCTCTGGAGGGTGGAAGGCCCGGCCCTGCCCCCCGCACCCTCAGGGTGTCCCCCAAAGTCACCCCCCCAGCTCCAAGACCACTGACTCCCAGCCTGGCCCGCACTCCCCCCTTCGGAGGCCAGGCAGCACCCCAAGGGCCCACCGGCACCCCCAGGCTGGTGatgcttttccttctgtctccccAGCAAACCCACGCCAGGACCTGCCAGCATGCCTCTGCACTCGGGGGGGCCCCGAGTGGAGGGGGAAGCCCCCCCAAcgcctgccctcctgcctgcttctgcctgcgGCACGCCGCCAAGCTTTGCCCACCCCGGTCCCCAGTTTCCCCCCCACGcctgcccctctccagcccctcccaggggcacggggctgcccaTCCTGCCTGCCACTCACCCGGCCTGCCGCTCACCCTGCCCGCTGCTCCCGCCGCTCACCCTGCTCACACTCAccctgcccgctgctgccggctcccgTGCCCTCGGTGCCTGCACAGCAGAGCGGCAGGAAGCAGCCCAAGCTCATGGCCAACCGCAGCGCCTGGTTCTGCTTCCCTGGCGTGAATGACACGTCTGTCCAGGGCCCCACACGGCCCCTCCCCCCAGCACCCAAACCAGACTGCACCCCCACACAGGGCACCCACCCTGCACTGCACCCCATCACAGGCcaccccatcctgccctgcccggctgctGCACACAGCATGCACCCTGCGCTGCACCCACACACGGCACCCAAACCAGATTGTGCCCCCCCGCACAGAGCAccccaccctgcctgcagccccccatcGCTCCAAATCACACCGCACCCATACGTGGTGCACAAACCTGAACGGCACCACCAGGCTGATCACTGCCCCCACCCCATGGCTGCACCTCCCGAAACACACGGACCCCACCCCATCACTGGCCCCATCACTGGGACCTTCATTGACCCATTTCTGACCCATCTCTGACCCCATCACTGAGCCATCTCTGACCCCATCACTGAGCCACCTCTGAGCCATCTCTGACCCCATCTCTGACCCATCACTGACCCATCTCTGACCCATCTCTGACCCATCACTGACCCATCTCTGACCCATCTCTGACCCATCACTGACCCATCTCTGACCCATCTCTGATCCCATCACTGACCCATCTCTGACCCCATCTCTGACCCCATCTCTGACCCATCTCTGATCCCATCTCTGACCCATCTCTGACCCCATCACTGACCCCATCTCTGACCCATCTCTGACCCCATCTCGGACCCATCTCTGACCCCATCACTGACCCATCTCGGACCCATCACCGAGACCATCGTTGACCCCTCACTGTCCCCTCACTGTCCCCTCACTGACCCATCTCTGACCCATCACCGgacccccctccccctccccttttccccttccctccccccgctcccccggccccctcccgcccgtACCGAtctgccggccccgccgccgccacctccgcctCCGAGCGCTCACTTCCGCCGCCGCCGCATCTCGGCGCCCGAAccgcgccccctggcggccggaGGCCGCGTCCCCCGCCCCTCCAAGTGTGCGCATGCGCATTGAGGCGGGCGGCGTGagcccccctccccgcggccgggccgccccgctgTGGCGGAGGGCCGAGCGGATCCTGCCGCCGTGGCCcgccccgctgcctcccgcccGTCCCCTCACAGCGACCCTTCTGTGCGCTCGCCACCTCGTTCCCCGCTCCACCGGCCCCCCCAGCACCCGGGGCCGGGCCCCCACTCCCCCTCGTACGGCCCAGCAGGCCCGGGCCGGGCCCAGCGGGGCCGcgggccccggggaggggagcggggggagtccccccccgccctggtgcCAGCTATGGGCTGGTGGAACCCTCCCGTGAGCCGTGGCAACCGTAACCGGGGGGACCCTGCCGACGCCAACAGTCGTGGGTCAGCGCGGCTGCGGCTGAGCGCACGGGGGGGCGTCTGGCGTCCCTGTGCGCCCACCAGCCTTGGGGCGAGGGGAGCCCCGCCGGCCTTTGTTGCGGAGGATCACGTAACCAGATTAGGCAAGTGATAGATTCAGAagcaaactttattttaaccaaaattgtttagcagaaaactaactagaaatgaggcgcCAACGCTCGACATCATCAGTACGCCACAGGTTCAGGGTGGTGGGCGAGGGGTTAACGCTGCACGGCCGGCTTTAGAAACGAGGATCCAAAACGTGCACAGCCGCTCCCCCGTAAGacgagggctctcaacctcgaggagtttccctgggcggcgtcccgacccaaggggagagtccccgaccgcagacccgctgctccgaggaggaggaccggctccacctgccctgcggcggggctccatttacaCCCTAGTCGATCCGTGGTCAGTTCTAACTGGCTGAGGGCCTTACcgttcttactcctcgcccgaggcgTATATGTGACtgtaattactggcccaaagccTGTACCTGGTGGTCAGCACTCGCCACCTTAAAGGCGCAAAAAGTGAAGGCGCAGCGGTCTTAATGCACCcggtctttgtcagggcgggtgcacctgccacagccTTGTCCTGAGAGGGAAGTGCCTCGGTGtgcctggggggctgggggctgcacccCGGCTCAGCCTGGCCACGGGTGGGGGTGGCACCAAGTCCCGGGAGGGAGGAGACAGGGGACAGAGGGGTCCCTGTGACAAGGGGGACGCCCCCAGTACAGATGAACcccagcgggaggaggaggaagagggagtcAGACCCGTCCCCCCGGCACAAGGAGGTGTCCTGGGGAGGGGTGGATcggggggcttggggggggtgACATTGGGGCACTTTGTGGCACCCTGTGTCACCCGGCCCTGGCCCCCCAGTGTGTGGGAGGACGGTGTTGGGACAGGGTGGGAGTGAGGAGCCCCCTGAGCGCAGCCATCTCTGCCCCACCACCcctggcagggcagccccagggggcGCGGGGTCcccctcacccctttcctccctccctcccgtaGGATGGCAGGgagaccccccagccaccccaggcaggcctggggggaggaggaggatggagctgccccagctcccagctccaGGCCGAAGCCCAACGAGATGTGCAAGGTCCAGCCACTGCGGGCGGGTGAGTACGCGGGCGCtgcgggcagggggctgcccaccctgccctgcttgcatcccccagccaggctggcatCGGGGCTCCCACGAGGCAGCGGCCAGGGAGCCAGCCCTGTCAGGGCATCCCAGGACAGggaccctccctgccccctggtGCCAGCATGTCCCTCACCCGGGCATGCCAGGGCCCCTTCCCCGTGCTGCCCTCCAGCACTGCGCCCTCGCCCCTGGGGCGCACAGGGGACACCAGTGTCCCAGCCTTGAGCCAGGGCTCGTGACATCcctgggagctgggcagagggcTCGGGttttcccccctgcctgccccccagccctgcctgctctctCTCGGCCAGATCCATGCCGGTCCACCTTGGCTCTGTCCAGGGAGGAAGAGAATACCCTGGACACCATCCAAGCCTTCCTCAGGAGCAGACCAAAGGTATCCGTGGCCGCTTCTACGAGGCTGTGCTCGTGTCTCCTGGCCGGTCTTTCTGCCCCCGTCCCATGCTCACaaggtgctgggggctgtgctgggccCGCCCAGGCTGTCTCTCCCCCCTGATGCTGTCTGTTCATCTGTCCCCTCCCCGGCTGGCAGCAAGAGGCCCAgaagctgaggtttctggcctcCATCTGCACCATCTGCGGCACCACCAGCACGGGGTCCACCGTGTGGGACATGCTTTACTTCTGCCAGCTGGAGGTGGTGGAGACCATTGAGGTAAAGGGACAGCCAGCCAGGCTGAGGCAGGGGCAGTGGGCAGcggcacagccctgggggcaggagagggctCGGCCAGGCAGGGGGGTGGAGATGAGCACCTCTctgggtctccatccttggagatgctccaAAGCCACCTGGGTGGCCCAGCTGGAGCCGGGGCTTGGACCTGATGACATTTGCAGGTCTCTCAGCCAGCCTGTGGCTCTGTGGTGGGCACAGCCCTTCCCGACATGGGGCTTGGGACCACTGCgtgctgggtggggagggggtgctgggatgggggcacctgggctctgccagccccgcaAGTTCTTGCTGGGCAAGGGAGACTGCGCCATCCCGATCCGTCCCACCCTGCTGTGCTCCACAGGTGCTGCTGCAAGAGGAACCCACTGACCGCCAGGTCACCATGAtgcggcagcaagccatgctgGCCATCATCTCCATGAGGTacctgccccagcccccagctTGGCCTCCCCGGTGCCAGGCAGCCCTGACGGCACCGGTCCCAGGTGGGGGGCATCCCCAGTCCTGGGTCCAAGAGGGAGGCAGACAGCAGGGTAGGGGGTGCCACGGGGTTTTCCCCCTAAAGGTGAGTGTCAGTGTCATGGGGGGTTGAGATGTCCCCTGTGGTGTGGACATCAGCCCAGGTCTCCAACCCCGGGGTCTGCGTCCTCCTTGCTGGGTCTGAAGAGCACCTCTCTGtccccacagcagagcagggctgcttctgcaggagaagaGGAGCAGCCTCCTCCACATCTGCTTCTGCAGCGTCTTCTACCTGCCTCCGCAGGACACCCAGGGCCCCGAAGCTTCCCTCTACTCCAAGGTATGCCATGGGGTGAACCATGGGAAGCTCCCCCACCCCGAGGCCCCTTcctgggcactgcagggccacggccATCCCCCCCCAGGCTTCCAGGGCTGCCCCCAAGACTGTTTCCCTTGCAGACCCTGGCCACGATGGACAGCATGCTGCAGACACTGGTATGCAGTGCCGGCACCCTTGGCATCCTGGAGCTGCAGAACATCTTGCAGGTCTGGCCTTGGCACAGGGTCCCCACAGGCAGTGACCCCCAGCTTGAGTGGTGCCCCCTCCAGCGCCTGATGCAAGGAGGGGGGCAGGGAACATCCCTCCTTCCCTACCATGCCCCCCACACCAGTGCCCTTGcctcctggctgctgccagagccccttctcctcctgccccagcccaccccacccTTGCAGCCTtgcctgctgcctgtcctgcccagcACTCCCTCACAGATGGACCTGCCTGTCCGgcaaggggagcccagccctggggcttttTACTTCCAGCTTCACCACGGGCCATATCCCAGAGCCCCCACCGCAGGTCCCCAGGGAGGTGGTCATCCCAAAGCCTTGGGGTCCTTGGGTGGGGGGTGGAGAGACTTTTTTTGAGGGGGAGTgagtggaaggcagcagaggcggcagcagcaggagcagcatgCAGCaacctgcctggctgcagcaggtgGCTGTGAGGGGCAAGAAGGACACATACCCCATCCCAGGCACTGTCCCGGAGCAAGCctggctgtgccgtgccgtgctgtgccatgccaccTCCCTGGCACATCAGCagcttttctcctcccagctcctgctgcccttcacCAATTTCCAGCTGGCAGTGGTGCAGGAGAGGGCCCTGGCACGGATTGCCAGCCTGGCCAACTTCATCACCATCTACCCCCTGCTGCAGGTACTGAGCTCCCGGTCTGGGCAGCCCCAGTCCCCCAACCCCCTGAGCCCTGGCACCTCCCGGGGAAGCTGGGCACCCAGTCAGCATGAGGTCGGGAGCAGGGGTCTTTGCCCTGCCCCTGTCCTGTCCATGCTCtctcccagggcagggcagggcagggcagggctgccccgggCACAGGCAGGAACCTGGgtccagcagccctgccctgctctgggctgctgcctggctgctccggGAGCAGCTGGGGCTCACCTTGTGCCCAGGCTCACCTTGTGCCCACGCTGCCTCTCTTCCCCCAGGTCTGCCCCTGCTTTGCACAAGCCACAGTCCTCAGACATCAGTGCTCCAAGACGCATCAGTTTACAATGCTGGGGAGGCTGGTGGGGCACCTCAGCCTCTGCTGCACCTGCAAGGACAAGGGGACCCGTAACGAGGCTGCAGAAGCTCTCCATCATCTGCACACCTTCATCCTGCAGCACAGAAGTAAGAGAAGCTGTGTCGGGCTGAGTCCCCCCAGGCATGGGCAGCCAGGGGCCACTCTCCTTGGCGAGAGAAAGCCTGATCcaacctgcctgcctgcctgcctgcagtctgaaaagccatttccccttgcccctgctcacAATAACCCTAGACCCTCCCTGGGTACCTGCTCCTTGGACCTGTTTGGGTGCTCTCTTTCTTTGCCAGCGACTTTTCAGCCCAATGCTCTCAGACTGCACCTCTAGCTCTGCACCCTCTCTCTGAGCACCTCAGTTTTGCTCCTCCCCAGGCAGGTGGCCCAGGCTGCATGACACagggcagctgcagctccaggaAAGGTGGCAAATGAGGCAGCCCTGGCAGCTTTCGCCAACCAGCTACGCCAGCAAAATCTTCTTGGTAAGAAGCACCTTCGGCTTGTGGCCAGGGGGGTCAGCACGAGCGGAGGGACACCTGATGCATGGGGATGATGGGGGCTCGTGCTGTTCCTGAGCAGGGGCTAGGCAAAGGCCCCCCGCAAGCTCCGGTTCCCTGCGGGACCCTGACCCTCACTGTCGGTATCCTCCCCAGCGCAGCCTGGCTCTGTGTCCCGCTCTCACTGCACAGCCGAGATGGTCTGGC
The genomic region above belongs to Aptenodytes patagonicus chromosome 8, bAptPat1.pri.cur, whole genome shotgun sequence and contains:
- the HYAL3 gene encoding hyaluronidase-3, whose protein sequence is MVLVLALWACLVLGMAGGEGPAPEPLVGDQPFAVVWNIPASRCQRRFGVGLPLSDYGIVENQDGRFAGQNITIFYKNKFGLYPYLSQQGIPRNGGIPQRVPLGAHLARAARDIRLLLRPAFHGLAVVDWEEWRPLWAQNWGAKRIYRVASEQWVRDRHGLLPARQRLRLARREFQQAAQALMEETLLLGRTLRPGGLWGFYRFPDCFNSNWAKKANYTGQCRPAEVQRNNLLGWLWAASAALYPSIYLPPALPPALRQRYVHHRLREALRVAAFGANGLLPVVAYSRLSFRRSPRFLELADLVHTIGESAALGAAGLVLWGDMSYSRSAESCASLRHYLMFTLGPYVANVTAAARECSYGQCHGHGRCVRRQPHDLGSLLHLGPGTGPPASFRCHCYRGWAGEGCAQRVRPGPATSCLAPTHAHDLYGHNDLPPPDTCLPQGMWGW
- the NAA80 gene encoding N-alpha-acetyltransferase 80 isoform X2, whose amino-acid sequence is MGSMSEELSLVPLHRRPELLEACAELLGEEWGKSRASRLHTLQRSSDAFPACLLLLRSRGPAAREGPCQLVGHVRLSRVAGRPRDLFVESVVVARALRGQGYGRRLMEATEQWARARGFSCLHLTTHDKQHFYAHLGFVLGEPVQSVAFLSPAIPAEVLRLFSAPPGTATTTRPRVPSAPPPPLPPPAAPPPPPPPTVVWARGVLAESRGQSLLETPHRDAKGLPIFWMKKEI
- the NAA80 gene encoding N-alpha-acetyltransferase 80 isoform X1, yielding MSLGCFLPLCCAGTEGTGAGSSGQVRRMGSMSEELSLVPLHRRPELLEACAELLGEEWGKSRASRLHTLQRSSDAFPACLLLLRSRGPAAREGPCQLVGHVRLSRVAGRPRDLFVESVVVARALRGQGYGRRLMEATEQWARARGFSCLHLTTHDKQHFYAHLGFVLGEPVQSVAFLSPAIPAEVLRLFSAPPGTATTTRPRVPSAPPPPLPPPAAPPPPPPPTVVWARGVLAESRGQSLLETPHRDAKGLPIFWMKKEI